A segment of the Odoribacter splanchnicus DSM 20712 genome:
ATTATGCGCGCTATAGCAAGAGAAACCGGGTTCCGCTTTATCTGTATGGGGCTGGGGTACCTCAGGACTTACCTCAGGAGTGTCAGATGACCGCTTTGTTACCGATGTTGTGTCGTATACTGGAAGTACCGGTTCCCTATACGGCCGGGAAATAGAAGTTTTTTCATTTGTTTTTAAAGCGGAGTGTTTCCATCAGAGTGACGATGTCTTCCCGTAAATAATCGATGACCGGAGCCAAAGAATCTTTATCGGGGTGCTGGTTGAAATATAAAGCTCCGCGCAGAAAATGACGGGTGGAATCGGTGATGAAAAATTGAGTGGAAGAAGCGGTATTTCCTTCGATATAATAAATGAGTCCGAAAATTTCCCGATTCTTGAAATATTTTTCGTTGATCGATTCGGCCTTTATCGTATGCGTATAGGCCAGATGATGACAGTCTTCGAGATAATGATTCAGGGCGGTATCGTTGTTGATCTCTTTATAGGAGAGATGGAGTTTGGCGTTGTATTGCGGATAAGAAAGATTCATCCACCCTGGTTCTGCCTGCTTATCGGGATCGGCTTCCAATTATCCCAAGCGGGTCTAACCATCGGAAATGAAAGGATAGTAAGGTGATGTAATATTACTGATTTACAGTCTATTAGGAATGAAAGCCAATTTTGGATTGGTTCGTTATTCTTTCCTAAATTGGCGGATTGTTTACCCACTTTTGTCTCGTTTTTGTCCCTCGCTGTATTATCTTTGTATTGCAAGTTAAATGCTTGATAATCAGCAATAAAAGAATATATTGACATCAGAAAAGAAAGGAAATAAAATGGGACGAAAGAAGAAAGAAATCCGTTTGAAGGAGCCTGTGCGCATCCGAGAAAAGAAGATAGCAGGTGGCAACATCAGCCTCTATCTTGACATTTACCAGAAGGGATTGAGGAAGAAAGAAACGTTGAAACTCTATCTTGTGCCAGAAATCAACGCTACTACCAAGTTGCAAAACGCCAATACAAGAAAGTTGGCAGAGCAAATCAAGGCGCAGCGCATTCTTGACATCCAGAGAGAGGGTCTTGTGGATTGGGACAAGGTGAAGAAGTCACGCATGACACTTACCAAGTGGATGGATGACTTTGTGAAGTACAATGCCGAGTTGTCTGAGTCTTCCATGAAGACCAAGCGCAACACTCATGCTCGCATTGACCAATACTTGTTATATATAGGCAAGCCAGAGTTTCTGCTGAAAGATGTGGATAAGGAGTTTTGCAAAGGCTTCATTACTTTTTTGAAGACTTGCACCTACAATGATGGAAAGAAACAACTCAGCACCACCACTTGCCGTATGTTCGTCAACTATTTCGGCTCATCATTGGCAAAGGCAATAAGGGACGGACTGATTGAACAAAATCCATTCTTGCTGTTGGAGGCAAAGGAGAAGCCACAGAAGCGAGTGGCTGAGCGTGAGTTTCTGACGATAGAGGAAATAAAGAAGGTGATGAACACTCCATGCCGTTATGAACTGGTGAAGAAAGCCTTTCTATTCTCCTGTTTCACAGGTCTGTGATATAGCGACATGAAAACCTTGAACTGGAGTGAAATCCATAAGGCTGCTGACGGCAAGACGGAATACATTGACCATATCCAAGTCAAGACCAAGGACAGAGTAACCATCCCCTTGTCGGAAGAAACAAAGAAGTGGATGCCTAAAAGAGAAGAAGGTATAGACAACATCTTCCACAACTTGACAATCACATCTACAACAGTGGAAGTGGTGCTGAAAGAATGGATGGAGGTAGCAGGAATATCCAAGCATATAACCTACCATTGCTCACGGCACACGACAGCATCGTTGGCTATCTCTGCAGGAGCAGACATATCAGCAGTGAAGGATGTTTTGGGACATGGAAGCATAACTTCAACCGAAGTTTATGCAAAAGTGGCTCTTGAAAAGAAGGTAGAGGCGGTCAATCTGTTTAATGGCGTGTTTGATTGAGACATACAGCTGAGTGCGAACAACGGAGAAGTCTTACTTCTTCCCTTTTGTTGGTAAATTGCCGTCAGGCTGTATTCAAAAAACGCTTGTGTTCAAATAAATCTGCAAGACTTATCTGGACACAGGCTTTTTCATGTTCAATTTAATCTTTGATAAAAATGACAACAGGAATAATATACGCTCGTGTCTCCAGTATTGGTGACAGGCAGAGCACGGAAAGACAGGTCAAGGACTTGTCGGAGTATGCAAAGTATAAAGATATCGAAGTCCGTAAAGTCTTTGAAGAGTACATTTCTGACGCAAAGAAGAATGATGAGCGTCCAGTGTTGTGTGAGGCAATGGAATACTGCAAAACAAACCGCATTGGGATCCTACTTGTCAGCGAACTGTCAAGATTGGGGCGTAATGCGTTTGAGGTTCTTGCCTCTGTCAAGGAACTCATTGACTGTGGTATTAACCTCTACATACAAAAGGAACAACTTATATTATTGGACGATGATGGACATCCGTCCCTCTTCGCCCCAATAATGATAGCCACGCTTTCTACCTGTGCGCAATTGGAACGTGAAAATATCTCGTTCCGTTTGCAATCAGGCAGAAAGCGGTATATAGAGAAAGACGGAAAACTTGGTCGCAAGGTCGGCTCGGTAAAGACAGTAGAACAGATGAAAACGGAATATAGGGAAGTAATAAATCTGCTCCGCAAAGGATATTCCATAAGGGATGTGGCAAAGTTGAGTGGCAAGGGTATAAGTACGGTTCAAAGAGTGAAGAAACTGTTTACATGAAGTGTACTATGCAGTAGTGACTCACTTACAACCAAATATTTTATGCTAAAAAAGTGAAAAATCTTTGGCAATTTCAGCCAAATTGAATAAATTTGCATTTAAATTAAAATGTTTTACGCTATGGCAAATCTAAACAGGCTAAAAGTAGTGCTTGCAGAACAGCAGTGACTATCACTAGAAAGGCTTGACAGATTTGAGTACGATTAACTAATTCGTTTTACACTCTTAATATAGGTTCACTAATCAACTTTACACTTAATGTTGAGTGAACTAAATCGGTTTACATTTAGCCTTCATTGAACTGAATGGCTTTACAGTAATTTAGACTTAGGACCAAGAACGCCTATCTCCGATATGAACGCAAATTTAATAGCTTAGCCTTGAAACTATAAATAGTTCAAGAAAAAAATATATCTTTGCAGTCATAAGCCGAAGAGGAAACGTGCTCTGCTGAGGAGCAACCCGCCAGCAATAGGCTTAGCACTACACTGAAAGTAGAGTCAGACGAGGTTGCTTTATAGGTGATCTCGTCATTTTATTTTCAGGAAGTGCATATGGCTAAGAAAACCTATTCCATAGGACTGGGCAGTTTTGCCTCCCAGGGATTTCTCCAACATCTTTTTTGAGGACCTTCCTGCAAATGTGCAACCTCTGGCGTTTGCATGCCTATACTTCTATGGGGTCGTTCCGTATTGTAAAACAGGATAGTGTAGCAGTAAAATATCTAAATATTTATGGCATAAAGATTTGGGGTAAACAAAAAGATCTAACTTTGTACTCCGAGAATGGGAGTGAGTGTGCTTTCAACAGATAGTCAAAATAGCGGTCATAAACCAGTCTGTTTGCTGCTACATTTCTGCTACACAGACTATCAGTACAAAAGGTAAATATTTAGATAACAGCGATAAGGAAATACCGTGGATTAGTCCTAGCTGGTCCACGCTACGTACTCTGGACAAGAGTAAAACAAGAAAAGATTGAATCAGACAATCGCCGTAACTTCAACGAGTTACGGCGATTGTTCGTTTGTACGGCTGCTCGTTGTGGAGCACATACAGATATTGTATCTCTTTGAACAAACAAGAAAAGGCATCCGTATGACGCGTATTCGTCTCAAAAGAGAAAGAGAGACGCTTGATGCGGCCGGTTTTGCTTGGTCTAACCCGATGTATGAGGCAAGGACTTTGCTATAAATACCAAGAAATAGGTATTGCGGGATCAAATAACTTCAATCAAATTTGCGTAAAATTTAATAAATGATTTAAAACCGACTTATCTGCTTGAAGGCAAACAATATTTGGGTGCCATCGTTGAGGCTTGGAGTTCTCAGTGATGAGAAAGCATCATAGGTCTAATAAATTTACTATGCATTATATAAGAAGAATGCTGCTTCTGCTTCTCGCACTGACACCCTTAGGCGTGTGTGCCCAGACGCAACAAAGCACAAAAACAGAGAGAAGAAGTGCGATGACCGATTCGGTGTACAGGTTGACAGAGGTGGTGGTGCGATCCAATCAGATGTTGGGTAGCAAGTTTGAGGTCCGCAACCGTACGGGGGCGGCTTATTATATCTCTCCGGAGGAACTAGGAAAGTTTGGTTATACCGACATCAACCGTATGCTCAAGAGCGTGCCGGGAGTGAACGTGTATGAAGAAGACGGTTTCGGATTGCGGCCGAACATCAGCCTGCGTGGTACGAAAGCCGAGCGATGCGAGCGTATCTCACTCATGGAGGACGGAGTGTTGGCTGCTCCGGCGCCTTATGCCGCTCCCGCGGCCTATTATTTCCCCAATGCCGGGCGCATGTATGCCATCGAGGTGCTGAAGGGGAGCAGTCAGGTGCAATACGGTCCGTTTACCACCGGTGGCGCTATTAATATGGTGTCGACGCCCATTCCCTCGAGATTCACCGCCAAGTTGAACACCTCTTACGGCAGCTACAACACGCTCAAGTCGTATGCAAGCATAGGCAACCGCTTTAAATATACGGGCTTTCTGGTGGAATATCTGCGCTATCAGTCGGATGGTTTCCGCAAGGATGAGCCGAACGAGCGCACGGGATTCAAGCGCAACGACCTGATAACAAAGTTCTCGGCACAGACCAATAGGGATGAAGGACTCAACCATTTGTTCGAACTGAAGTTTGGGTTTGCGAATGAGACTTCTGACGAGACTTATCTGGGATTATCGGAAAGCGATTTCGCCATGCGTCCCTACTTCCGCTATGCTGGTGCGCAGAAAGATAATTTAAAGACCCGTCATACCCAATGGGTGGCTACCTATCTGATAAAGGCTGGCAGCAAATTTAAGATAACCACAAACTTATATTATAACTATTTCTTCCGCAACTGGTATAAACTGAACGAGGTGAGGGCAGGCATTACCAAGGCCGAACGCCGTTCGATCGATGCCGTGCTGGCTGATCCGGAGACCAATCGAGACTATTTCGATATTGTTACGGGCAAGAAAGACTACATCGGCGAGGCGCTGATGCTGCGCGCCAATCATCGTGTGTACCGCTCGCGAGGCATACAGTCGAAGGGTGAGTATCGTATGATGCTGGGCGGTGGCTATCTCACCGCGGAGCTGGGCGTGCGCTATCATGCCGACAGTGAGGACCGATTCCAGCAAGACGATGCTTATGCGATACAAGGCGGGCGTATGAGTCTTTTCTTGGCGGGACAGCCGGGCGACAATGCCAACCGCATTACCACGGCTCATGCCTGGTCGGGCTATTGGCTGGGAAAATGGTCGAAAGGCATTCTCACGCTCACAGTCGGTATGCGCTATGAGGATGTGGAACTGCTGAATCGCAATTATACCAAGGCCGATCCGCGTCGTACGGGCAAGGTGCGCATTGAGACACCCAACCACGCACATGCTTTGTTGCCGGGATTAGGATTCAATGTGAAGATACTGCCTGTCCTTTCGGCTTTCGGAGGAATTCACAAGGGGTTCGCACCGCCCAGCGCCGTGCTCAACCAAAAACCTGAAAGCAGTGTGAATGTGGAAGCCGGACTGCGCCTGACGACGCAAAAGATGAAGTTCGAGGCCATCGTCTTTAACAATAACTATTCCAATATGCTGGGAAGCGACTTGGCCGCACAGGGCGGACAAGGCACGCTCGACCAGTTCAATGTAGGTAAGGCTACGGTAAACGGCTTGGAACTAATGTTCCATTACCTGCCGCTACCCAGGCATTTCGCCGTCCAGCTGCCCATTCAGCTTTCCTACACATACACCAATACCGAGATGAAGAAAGATTTCATAAGTTCGGCTTGGGGAAATGTGGTTTATGGCGACGAGATACCTTATATATATAAGCACGCTTTCAATGCTCAGATAGGCATCGAGCATAAATGGGTGGAAGCAAACTTCGGAGCACGCTATAATGGTGATATGCGCACCACGCCGGGACATGGAAAGATTGCCGAGCGTGAGAAGATTCCCGCCCATCTGATTTTGGACGCTTCGATAAAAGGGCATATCAATAAGAATATCACCATCACACTGAATGCCATCAACTTGGCCAATAAGAAATATTTGGTATCACGCCATCCCGCCGGATTGAGGGCCGGCCATCCTTTTGGCATCTACGGGGGCGTCCAGCTGCATCTGTAAAGCAAAGGCAGATTATAGTCAATAAAGCAAGTAGAATCATCATTGTAAAAAAAGAATGTATAGACTTATAAACATAAAGAAAGCATTGACAACCGTCTTGTTGTTGTTCACGCTTCTCACCGCGGTGGCGCAAACAGCCGGAACCGTTACGGGAACGGTGAGGAACGAGCAGGGCGAAACACTCATCGGAGTGCATGTGCAGGTGTTGGGAACCAAGGCAAAGGCCGTGTCTGATGTAAACGGAAACTTCACCATCAAGGCTGTGCCGGGACAGACATTACAGGTAAGTTACATCGGCATGCTCACACAACGGGTGAAAGTCGGTGGGCAGCCATTGAATATCGTGCTGAAAGACGACAGTCGGCAAATAGACGAAGTCGTGGTAACAGGCTATCAGAACATCCGTAACCGGGTATACACCGGCGCTGCCACATCGGTAAAGATGGATGACATCAAGCTTGAGGGTGTCGCCGATGTATCACGAATGCTCGAAGGACGCGTGCCCGGCCTGTCGATACAGAACATATCGGGTACATTCGGATCGGCGCCTCGTATCAATATCCGGGGTGGCGCCTCTATCATCGGCAATGTGCAGCCGCTGTGGGTTATCGACGGTGCGGTGTATGAAGACCTTGTACACCTCAGTCTCGACCAACTGGCATCGGGCGATGCCGTGACACTCATCAGCTCGGCCGTATCGGGACTTAACCCGGCCGACATACAGGACATACAGGTGTTGAAAGATGCTTCGGCCACATCGGTGTACGGTGCTCGGGCTTTGAACGGCGTGATTGTGATTACCACCAAGTCGGGTAGGAGGGAATCTCCCCTGCGGGTAACTTACTCCACGGAGAATACCGTGCGCCTGAAACCTCGTTATAGCGAATTCGACTTGCTCAATTCGCAGGAAACGATGTCGCTCTATCAGGAGATGAACGACAAGGGCTATTTCGGTATCAGCAATTCACTTTACGGAAGACGCAGCGGAATCTATTATCAATTATACAAGGGAGTGAGTACCGTCAATCCGGCAACGGGCACCTATTACCTACCCAATACGCCCGAGGCAAGGATGGATTTCCTGCGCAAACACGAATATGCCAACACCGACTGGTTTGATCTTCTCTTTACGATGAAGCCCATCACTAATCATGTGATAACGCTTTCGGGCGGTGGCAAGAACACGGCTACCTATGCGTCGATAGGTTTCTATTACGATGCGGGATGGACCGTTACCGACAAGGTGCGCCGACTTACGGCCAATGTGAAGAATACCTTTTATATAAACGATAAGCTCACGGCTATGCTCACGGCACAGGGTAACATCCGTTCGCAGAAGGCACCGGGCACGATGCCGCAGCGCAAGAACAACACGCTTGGAGTATTTGAGCGCGATTTCGACATCAATCCATTCACGTATGCTCTCGGAACAAGTCGCACTCTGCGCCCCTATAATGAAGACGGGAGTCTTGAGTACTACCGCAATAACTGGGCGCCATTCAACATCTTCAACGAATATGCCAATAACAAGATGAACATAGATGTGCTGGATTTCAAGATACAGGGTGAAGCTACTTATAGGCTGAACGACGACATCGCTATCAAAACCCTGCTGTCTACGCGACAAGCATATACCAGTACGACCCACAAAGTACATGAAGCCTCGAATATAGTACAGGCTTTCAGAGCCAATGAAAATCCGTTTGTCGCTCAGCAGAACATCTATCTGGTGCACGATAAAGACAATCCGCAGCTCCAACCCAAGGTCGGGCTGACCCATGGAGGTATACTAAACAAGACGGAAGCCTCGCTGAAAAGCGTCTTGGCTCGCATCGCCCTTGATTTCGATAAGCGTATGGGCGAGCATGATTTAAAGGCTTTTGCCTTTACCGAGGTACGATCGGCTGTGCGCACGGTCAATCCTTTCCAAGGTTATGGCATTCAGTACGACAGGGGAAATCAAGTCTACACCAATCCATTGATATTCAGCAAACTGAT
Coding sequences within it:
- the gldD gene encoding gliding motility lipoprotein GldD, with translation MEADPDKQAEPGWMNLSYPQYNAKLHLSYKEINNDTALNHYLEDCHHLAYTHTIKAESINEKYFKNREIFGLIYYIEGNTASSTQFFITDSTRHFLRGALYFNQHPDKDSLAPVIDYLREDIVTLMETLRFKNK
- a CDS encoding phage integrase SAM-like domain-containing protein; the encoded protein is MGRKKKEIRLKEPVRIREKKIAGGNISLYLDIYQKGLRKKETLKLYLVPEINATTKLQNANTRKLAEQIKAQRILDIQREGLVDWDKVKKSRMTLTKWMDDFVKYNAELSESSMKTKRNTHARIDQYLLYIGKPEFLLKDVDKEFCKGFITFLKTCTYNDGKKQLSTTTCRMFVNYFGSSLAKAIRDGLIEQNPFLLLEAKEKPQKRVAEREFLTIEEIKKVMNTPCRYELVKKAFLFSCFTGL
- a CDS encoding site-specific integrase — translated: MKTLNWSEIHKAADGKTEYIDHIQVKTKDRVTIPLSEETKKWMPKREEGIDNIFHNLTITSTTVEVVLKEWMEVAGISKHITYHCSRHTTASLAISAGADISAVKDVLGHGSITSTEVYAKVALEKKVEAVNLFNGVFD
- a CDS encoding recombinase family protein, which produces MTTGIIYARVSSIGDRQSTERQVKDLSEYAKYKDIEVRKVFEEYISDAKKNDERPVLCEAMEYCKTNRIGILLVSELSRLGRNAFEVLASVKELIDCGINLYIQKEQLILLDDDGHPSLFAPIMIATLSTCAQLERENISFRLQSGRKRYIEKDGKLGRKVGSVKTVEQMKTEYREVINLLRKGYSIRDVAKLSGKGISTVQRVKKLFT
- a CDS encoding TonB-dependent receptor family protein, with product MHYIRRMLLLLLALTPLGVCAQTQQSTKTERRSAMTDSVYRLTEVVVRSNQMLGSKFEVRNRTGAAYYISPEELGKFGYTDINRMLKSVPGVNVYEEDGFGLRPNISLRGTKAERCERISLMEDGVLAAPAPYAAPAAYYFPNAGRMYAIEVLKGSSQVQYGPFTTGGAINMVSTPIPSRFTAKLNTSYGSYNTLKSYASIGNRFKYTGFLVEYLRYQSDGFRKDEPNERTGFKRNDLITKFSAQTNRDEGLNHLFELKFGFANETSDETYLGLSESDFAMRPYFRYAGAQKDNLKTRHTQWVATYLIKAGSKFKITTNLYYNYFFRNWYKLNEVRAGITKAERRSIDAVLADPETNRDYFDIVTGKKDYIGEALMLRANHRVYRSRGIQSKGEYRMMLGGGYLTAELGVRYHADSEDRFQQDDAYAIQGGRMSLFLAGQPGDNANRITTAHAWSGYWLGKWSKGILTLTVGMRYEDVELLNRNYTKADPRRTGKVRIETPNHAHALLPGLGFNVKILPVLSAFGGIHKGFAPPSAVLNQKPESSVNVEAGLRLTTQKMKFEAIVFNNNYSNMLGSDLAAQGGQGTLDQFNVGKATVNGLELMFHYLPLPRHFAVQLPIQLSYTYTNTEMKKDFISSAWGNVVYGDEIPYIYKHAFNAQIGIEHKWVEANFGARYNGDMRTTPGHGKIAEREKIPAHLILDASIKGHINKNITITLNAINLANKKYLVSRHPAGLRAGHPFGIYGGVQLHL
- a CDS encoding SusC/RagA family TonB-linked outer membrane protein, whose amino-acid sequence is MYRLINIKKALTTVLLLFTLLTAVAQTAGTVTGTVRNEQGETLIGVHVQVLGTKAKAVSDVNGNFTIKAVPGQTLQVSYIGMLTQRVKVGGQPLNIVLKDDSRQIDEVVVTGYQNIRNRVYTGAATSVKMDDIKLEGVADVSRMLEGRVPGLSIQNISGTFGSAPRINIRGGASIIGNVQPLWVIDGAVYEDLVHLSLDQLASGDAVTLISSAVSGLNPADIQDIQVLKDASATSVYGARALNGVIVITTKSGRRESPLRVTYSTENTVRLKPRYSEFDLLNSQETMSLYQEMNDKGYFGISNSLYGRRSGIYYQLYKGVSTVNPATGTYYLPNTPEARMDFLRKHEYANTDWFDLLFTMKPITNHVITLSGGGKNTATYASIGFYYDAGWTVTDKVRRLTANVKNTFYINDKLTAMLTAQGNIRSQKAPGTMPQRKNNTLGVFERDFDINPFTYALGTSRTLRPYNEDGSLEYYRNNWAPFNIFNEYANNKMNIDVLDFKIQGEATYRLNDDIAIKTLLSTRQAYTSTTHKVHEASNIVQAFRANENPFVAQQNIYLVHDKDNPQLQPKVGLTHGGILNKTEASLKSVLARIALDFDKRMGEHDLKAFAFTEVRSAVRTVNPFQGYGIQYDRGNQVYTNPLIFSKLIGEGNDYFNLHKRNDRGVTFSFNGTYGYAGKYVFNMVFNSEGSNTSGKGARALWLPTWNVGAKWNIDQEAFMKDNKTISRLALRVSYGLTAKMNEEAINANSIYKSGIVNRHNFNDRENKFNILHLENRDLTWEKMYELNIGAELGLFNNRISTTLDVYQRNTFDLIDLVRTSGVGGQYYKYANFGDMRTRGVELGLHTKNIVTDGFSWSTSLTLSAMDQKITRLQNTPNAFDMVAGRGRGNIVGYPRGSLFSFNFQGLNNNGLPTFDFGLYPSSQGEYSNIAGADFLDAQYVKSYLLYHGPIEPQVIGGLSNTFKYKDWEFSFFITMQAGNKIRLNPTFDPEFGDLNVFSKSYYNRWLNPGDEFKTDVPALPSQELIAKVGKENIERAYNTYNYSQQMVADGSFVRMKNISLGYNMPDKFLKKVRLHAANLRLNITNPFLIYSDKKLKGQDPEYYKSGGVSLPTPKQYTVTLNIGF